A region from the Cuculus canorus isolate bCucCan1 chromosome 14, bCucCan1.pri, whole genome shotgun sequence genome encodes:
- the LOC104059444 gene encoding neuropeptide Y receptor type 2: MITQDLLLLLTGSLRPGMGPLEGTNTTPTVEKTTLDEKLPQGWHAKDFVTPSQDLSGSRSVMMDSTKIPGVQVVLIAAYSLIILLGFIGNSLVIYIIVRYKTMRTVTNFFIANLALADLMVDTLCLPFTLVYTLLDEWKFGAVLCHLVPYAQALSVHVSTLTLTVIALDRYRCIVFHLDSRISKRLSFTIIAIMWLAAAVLAGPLAIFREYRYEEIPSINLKMAVCSEKWPSGNNRDATIYSLSMLLLQYVFPLAIICYAYTRIWFKLKNHVSPTSRNENHCRRRKTTKMLVMVVVVFAVCWLPFHIFQLAIDLDLVLIFHEYKLLYTVFHVGAMCSTFVNPLLYGWMNKNYRNGFLMFFRCQNKPESIHTEGSVRGRSYVFRANTLNGSIKQTPGNEPPPTEV, encoded by the exons ATGATAACTCAAG acctccttctcctcctgacGGGAAGTCTCAGGCCAGGCATGGGACCATTGGAAGGAACCAACACCACCCCCACCGTAGAGAAGACAACACTAGACGAGAAGTTGCCACAAGGCTGGCATGCCAAGGACTTTGTCACTCCTAGCCAGGATCTCTCTGGATCCCGCAGTGTTATGATGGACAGCACTAAGATCCCAGGGGTCCAGGTTGTTCTGATTGCTGCCTACTCTCTCATCATTCTGCTGGGGTTCATCGGCAACTCCTTGGTCATTTACATCATCGTGAGGTACAAGACCATGAGGACTGTCACCAACTTCTTCATAGCTAACCTGGCTCTGGCAGATCTGATGGTGGACACACTCTGTCTGCCTTTCACCCTTGTGTACACACTGCTGGACGAGTGGAAGTTTGGAGCTGTTCTTTGTCATCTGGTCCCTTATGCTCAAGCTCTGAGTGTCCATGTGTCTACTCTCACCCTAACTGTGATTGCTCTGGATAGGTACCGGTGTATTGTTTTCCACCTGGACAGCAGGATTTCCAAGAGGCTCAGCTTCACCATCATAGCTATCATGTGGCTTGCGGCAGCTGTCCTAGCAGGTCCTCTGGCTATCTTCAGAGAGTACCGGTATGAGGAAATCCCATCTATAAACCTCAAAATGGCTGTCTGCTCTGAAAAATGGCCTTCTGGTAATAACAGAGATGCCACTATCTACAGCCTGTCCATGCTCCTCCTGCAGtatgtttttcctcttgcaatTATTTGTTATGCTTACACCAGGATCTGGTTCAAGCTGAAAAACCACGTCAGTCCCACTTCTAGGAATGAAAACCACTGCCGGAGGAGGAAGACAACCAAAATGCTAGTGATGGTAGTTGTGGTATTTGCAGTGTGTTGGCTCCCCTTCCACATATTCCAGCTTGCCATTGATCTTGATCTGGTTCTTATCTTCCATGAGTACAAACTCCTGTACACTGTCTTCCACGTCGGGGCCATGTGCTCTACATTCGTCAACCCTCTGCTCTACGGATGGATGAACAAGAACTACCGGAATGGCTTTCTTATGTTCTTCCGTTGCCagaacaaaccagaaagcatCCACACCGAAGGCTCGGTTAGAGGGAGGTCTTACGTCTTCAGAGCAAACACCCTAAATGGAAGCATCAAACAGACTCCTGGCAATGAACCACCACCCACAGAGGtttag